The DNA segment TGCTCAAGGGCAAGCCGCTCAACGTCTGGGATCTCAAGCGCGACGTGATGTACAAGAACGACGAGATGTACAACCTCATGCAGGCGCTCAACGTCGAGGACAACACCGAGGGGTTGCGTTACGAAAAGGTCATCCTCGCCACCGACGCGGACGTGGACGGCATGCACATCCGTAACTTGATGATCACGTATTTCTTCAAGTTCTTCGAGCAACTCGTGCAAGCCGGGCACGTGTATGTGCTGGAAACGCCGCTGTTCCGCGTGCGCAACAAAGAAAAAACCATCTATTGCTACAGCGAAACCGAGCGCGATAACGCGGTGAAAGAACTCGGTGGGAAGCCTGAAATCACACGCTTCAAGGGCTTGGGTGAAATCAGTCCGAAGGAATTCGCACAATTCATCGGCAAGCAAATGCGGTTGAGTAAAGTGGAATACGCCCCGCGCGCCGAGTCTGCGCCCATCTTCAACTTTTACATGGGCAAGAACACGCCCGAGCGGAAGGATTACATCATGGAGCGATTGGTTGTGCCGGTGGAGGTGTGAGGCGGATGGGCGGTCTTGTGGTAGAAATTGGTGGTTGACGGGGGCTTTTTTTGCTTATCTTGCGCATCGTCGTGCTGGCCAACAAAACCGAATTGGAATGCGCTATGAAAAACACCCTCCGCAAAAACTCTCCATGTCTTTCAAATCTCAAACTTATCGGCTTTCTCATATTGTCTGCCGTACTCCTGCACTTTTCAGCATTCGCTGAATGCGGTCCGTATGGCGAAGGCCAATGTGGTGAGTGTGGCCCGCATTGGTCTGATTGGTACGCGGAGCAGTGTCCCACAAACAGCAACATCCCTTCGGTTACGCCATCTTGGTACGGTTGTGTCCAAACAGGCCAGTCGCCGCCTCAGCCAACAGTTGTGCCGCCTACTTTCGCAGGTGGTCGGAAAGCGCGCGTCGCATGGTATGATTGCAGCACTAATCTTAACTACCAATATCAAGGCATCACCTATACCGTTGGTGCGGTTCAGTGGGAGCCGCCGCTGCCGGGGACTTTTAACATAAGCCATGTGCCGTCGTTTTCTTCTTCGGCATATGTAACGATAACCAGTTCTGATCCGACAAATTGTCCTGCGCCTGTTGACGAGCAAGGACGTTACTGGATTGGAGGTTGCACATGGAACGTGGTTGATGCGGGAATCTACCTTTCACAGGTTCCTTTTGATTACTGGCCAAGTTGGGCAGAAGACCTGAAAAATCTTCTTGGCTATAATATCAACCTTCCCACGCTCGGGCCGCTCGCCGGATATCACCAAACCTACCAGCACGGCTACTGTTGCAACGACGCCATCGCCTATGTCACTTATCAAAAGCTCGGTTTTAATGGCAGCGCAAACTTTAGTCTCGACGTTGGGTCTGCGACGCTGAGGTCACTGGCGGAAAGTGTGGTTGGTGCCGCACTGGATCTTGCCGGGCTTGGTGGTCTGGGATTGGAGGGGCCAGCCACGTCCTTTATCGACACTTTTGGATTTTCCGCAACAACCCTTGGCGCGAACGGGAGCACGGATTGGAAATCTATTCACAATTACACGGATGGTTGCACTTGCTGGGGAACTTCGGCGACGTACGGATCACATACGGCTCAAGCCCAAAATCAGATTGGCATCGTCGATATACCCGAAAGCGTGTTTGCACCGTTGGGCTACAATTTCTCGATCCATATCATCGCGCTTGACGCGAATTTGTTATACCAATGGAATGAATACGACCTCTATTCCGGTGGCAACACAACTGAGATTCCGCATTTTTACAAGTACCGGCGCTTGGCCTATATTTACACTCGCTACCAGATTGGCCTTTTCCAGAATAAAGTCGCGTGGTCGGAACTTGATGAGAATCCGCCCGCCAGCCAGACAGGCACTGTGTGCGTGGGAAATGAATATCCAGGCTGAACAAGGCGTTAAATTGTGCGCGAATCTTGCTATTTTTGGTCTTCGATGAAGACAATCTGGCTTGTTGCAGTGGCATTTTCGATGGTCCCCTTTTTGTCTGGGGCCGACGATAAAGTCGCCGGACAGAAAGGGGAGTGGAGTGTTCGATTGCACGGGGGCAGCACTGACTTGGCGCTCCAGGCGTCCGGGGCTGCATCGCAGGTGGCCCAGGCGTTCGATGCGGCGCGGAAAGGCAAAAAGAATTCCTTTGCTGATTTTTGGAATTTCGACACAAACCAGCCGTCCCTTCGGATTGAAGCGCTTTACAAGGAATGGAATTCTCTAGGCGAACGATATGTCTTCCTCGTTTCGGAGGAAGCGACCCTTGGGAATGAAAAAACCTCCTCCAATCTTTGCTCCGCAATTTCAATCGTGCCGACGATGGCTCTGGGCCGCACCCCCGGTCAGGTCATCACGAACGAGCCGGTGCTTGAGCCGAGGGTGGTCTTCGCCGAAAACCTCAAAGGGGTCTGGCGGCTGTTGCCCGAGACGCAGGATAAAGTGGTTGAACAGACTTTGCTGTCCCGGGCGGCCAAGTTCCTTCACCGGCCGACATACTCGAAGGAAGAGGCGGACGCGCGACTTCGGAAATTCCGTCAGGGCTATTTGGAAATCATGAGATCGAATGGGGCGTCGCCGGCGCGGATTACCTCGCAGAAGGAACGCATTCGGGTCGAAGAGGCGGATATTCGGCTCGATAACTGGGACGCGTGGACCAACTACTATCATGCGGTCGTTCTGGATTCGCCCGGTGCTTTCAACAAGAAAGAGCCGTTTACGTACGACTACCTTACTCCGTTGTCGGCCCTGAGGTCGTACCTGAGGGCTTTCTGGACAGGCGATGCTGAAGCTCTGTTACAACATGCCGATGCCTCCGGACAGAGTTATCTGAAACAAATAGGAGTGAATGAAGCCAAGCCCCGGTCGACCTACGATATCCCCTCCATGACCCTAATTACGCCCCTGCTGACCGCCGAGACCTCCCTGGAAGGGAAGGACTATGTCCTTGTGTTCTGGAGGGCGCAGAACGATATGAACCCGAAGAATGGTTCGATCGCTCTACAAAACACGATATTCGTCCGGAGCGGTGGCGAATATCTCATGACACGCGATTTAGAAGCCTCTTATCTGGAGGATATTCTGCGCGCTGGTCAGCTCAAAGGCGGTGGCATATGGAAATACCCTGACTTTGAGAAAAAAATGAAGCAAAGCACCTTTCCTCCGTATTTTTACGCGATTCCGTGACGGCGTGCGGTTGATACGATGAAAAACAAAATTCTCTTGGCTGCAATGTTCTTCGCGCTTCCGATCTTGCTCTTGATTGTGGTCGTGAGCAAACGGGAAACAAGTTACCACGGGAAATCAGCTTCAGTTTGGTTTGAGCAAATCCAGACCCTGGGAGAAATTTGCGCAATTCATCGGCAAGGAAATGCGGTTGAGCAAAGTCGAATACGCACCGCGCGCCGAGTCGTCGCCAATCTTCAACTTCTACATGGGCAAGAACACGCCCGAGCGCAAAGACTACATCATGGATCAGCTCGTCGTGCCGGTGGAGGAGTAATCAAGCGGGAACAGCCTCGCGCATGGGGCGAGTGGTGGCAGCGGGAAGCTCTTTACCTTCCACCTGCAATTGCTCCACCTCATTCGTCACGAGTGTGCAGAGTTCGTGGTAGGTCGCTTCCTCGGTAGCGCCGTGGCACACGCCACCCCACGGGAAAAGATCGGGACAGTAGCCGACGTAGAGGCCATCATCTTCCTCCCACCGGACAAACTTTAGATATTGGTCTTGCGCTTTCATTGGCTGGCCTTACGAATCGCGTTGCGAACTTGTTTTTCCTGATAATGCTGCGCGTCATCTCCGCCCTGACCACTGAGGATCACCGCTCCGGGAAACTTCGCATGTCGGAACTTGCGGTGCGAACCTTTGCCGCCGGGAACAAGCATGAAGCCCGCCTGCTCCAAGTCGGCGACCAACTGGCGTATCTTGCGCGGCACATGATGGAAACTGCCATCTCCAATCCGAATTTACCAGCCTCAATTCATCGGCAAGCAAATGCGCTTGAGGTGCTGGCGCACGGCCACCATGTGGAATCCGCCCCGCTCGCCGAGTCCGGCCCGATCCTGAGTTTCTACATGGGCAAGAACACGCCCGAGCGGAAGGATTACATCATGGACCAGCTCGTCGTGCCGGTGGAAGAGTAGCATTGGCGTGAGTCCAGCGCCCAAAGTCGTAGCTTGCGGGCAATTAGAATCAGGCGTAGTTTTCGACCGTGAGTTTCGAGGTTCTAAAAAATGAAGTCTTGGCACTGCCCGCCGAAGCACGACGCAAGCTGATGGCGTTCATGGTGGCGTTGCAGGATGAAGGCCGCGAGGGTTACGCCGCGAAACTGGCCGCCAAGATTGATGACCAGTCTTCCGAACGCTGGCTGACACCCGAACAGTGTGAACAAAAACTGGGGCTCTCTGGTGAGTCCAAATGAGCGACGCCCGTCTGCTCATTGATATCGAAGTTCTCGAATTTTTGCGAACCCTTCACCCAAAGGAACAAGCGGGCCTTCTTAACCGCTTCCGCGAAATCGCAGCGTTCCCTTCCAAATTCTCAGACTTCGTGGAGCTTGATTCCGTCGGTCGCCGGGTGGGGGTTCACATTTTCGGCAAATTCGCCATCAAGTTCTGGGACGACTTCGCCGACCGGCACGTAAAAATTCTCGATGTTCACCCTGCTGATTGATCCAGCCGGGGTGAAATCAGCCCGAAGGAATTCACGCAATTCATCGGCAAGCAAATGCGCTTGAGGTGCTGGCGCACGGCCACCATGTGGAATCCGCCCCGCGCGCCGAGTCCGGCTCGATCCTGAGTTTCTACATGGGCAAGAACACACTCGAGCGGAAGAGGATCCGCGCGGTAGGCAAGGGTTGTCGCGAGAAAACAATTTTACGAGCGGGTCAGGATGAGGTGTTTTGAATCGCGAACTACGCGAAAACAAATCAATGGCTGATTGCCGCAGTAATGCGTCGCATCAGCCGCGCCTCGTGCCCGGGGTCCCGGGCGGCTCGTTGCAAGTCGTGCTCCCACACGCGCAACACCCGCCAACCCGTCCGCCGCAACACGCGCGTCACCCGCGTGTCCCGGGCCTGATTGCCTTGGATTTTTCTCCGCCACCACGCCGCCCGATTTGTCGGCCAAGTCGCGTGTTTCGGGCAACCGTGCCAGAAGCAACCATCCACAAAGACGGCCAGTTTGATTTTTGGGAAAACAAAATCCGGTTTCACGCGAAAGATAGGAGCAGTGCGCCGCGCTGCCTCCGACGGTAAAATCATCGGAAGCTTGCGTTCGCGATCCGGGCACCGACGCCGTCGGGCGACGTTCCTGCCCCGGATCTCGAATTGTCGCCGCCAGCCGGTGAGGTGATGTCGCCGGAATAATTTCGCCAGTGCCAGTTCCGTGTTCTTGTTTCCCTGCCCGCGAATCCGTGACATCACTTCCGACCGCTTCGCCTTGGTGAAAACGTCAGCCATTGCTTCTTAACCACGGATGGACACGGATGGACACGGATTCATTTGCCACAATAGAACACAAGAGAGGCAGAATTGCTTCACCTTCTCCGCCTCGACCGGCGAGAGAGCCGGGGTGAGGTGTCGAATTCATTTTGTGTTCCGTACGTTTTCTCGTGGCGCTTCATTCCGCGAAGCCATCGCCGTGTTCAAACGCCAGCGCCAGCCGCCGTTCGATTTCATCGGGTTCGTGCGTGTGCATCCGGTCGTAAAGCCCTGACCACGCTGCGTCGGAGCAATACAATTCCACGTCAGCCAGCTCGCCCGCATTCGCCCGACGCCATGCTTCGGCGGCAAAGCGTTTCAACACGTGCGGCCAGCCGCTGTCCGTATCCTCGAAGCCATCGGGATGCAGGCCGGGAAAGAGATACGCAACGGCTGACCACGTACGCACGAATTGTTCATGCGGCAGATTTTCAAGCGGGTGGGCAAGCGAAAGTCGCACTTCGCGCCCAGCACTTCGCAGAGAATTTGGAACATGGCTGATCGTTTTCATGGAATCCAAGCTAACCCCAGCAACACAGTTTGCCAGGAAAAATTTTAATCAAAAAGTTTGGCGACAACCTCCGCGATTTGTTTTGCCAGCAATGGCGGCACGGCGTTCCCAACTTGGTGGTATTGTTCCGTGCGCGGGCCTTCAAAAAAATAATTGTCCGGGAAGGTTTGCAGGCGTGCTGCCTCCCGCACGGTCAAGCTCCGGCACTGTGACGGATCGTAATGAATGTAGTAGTGTCCGTCCTTCGCAATGTGCGATACGACGGTCGTCGAAGGACGCCCGCTCACTTGGACACGGAAGCGGTCGTTGAATTTGTTTTCCTTCAGTGCTTGTCTCACATTTTCATGCTTCGGCAACAATGCTTTTGGAAAATCTTCCAGCAGAGGTGATCGCCCGAGTTTGCGGGCAAGGACGGCAGCGAAGAAGTAGCGGTGAAGGTCAGCGCGAATGTGACTGCGGGTTTCGTGGTTGCAGACGCCTTTGAGCTTTGGGTCAACAAACCAGTCCTTGTGAATCTCCGGCTTCACGCTTTCAGGGAGAAAAAGAGCCCCGCGCGTCAGTGTTGTGCCGACTCGTTTCGCCGCGCTGGTGAAGGCGGCTCGCAACTCGGCTGCGATTTCGCCGTTTCCAAACCATTTGAACGACAGCAACTCATGCACGGCATCGCGCCACGCTTCAGCGGAATCTGGCTCTTTTGACAAGCCGCTCCGCAAGCGCGGAAGATCGCCGACGACCTGTTCAATCGCGACTTGTGCCTTGCCCGGCTTCAAGAACGAGTCGGGTTTGGTTGGCCAATCCGAACGCACGCCGAGGATAATGATTCGATGTCGGGCTTGTGGAATCTGGAACTCCTCGGAGCGCAGCACAAAATCCTCTGGCTTGAAATGGCCGAGCAATTCTCCCGCAGTCGCAACAAGCGGGAAGAAATCGTATTTCAAATCTACCTTCCTGCCCGTGCCGGTGGCAAAAAGCGGATGCTCCAAGTCGGCGCGGATTTGATCGAAGATGTGCTCCTTCTTCATCTTCGCTGAGAGAAGTCCTTTGACGTTCTCCATCACAAATACCGGCGGCTTATGCGCGGCGAGAATCCGGAGGTACTCCCGGTAAAGAAAATGTTTTTCGTCGGTGGCAAACTTCGGATCGTTTGCGCGTCGCGAACGTCCTACCAGTGAGTAGGCTTGACATGGCGGCCCACCGATCAGGACCCAGTTCTCCATCTTTTTGCCAAGTGCGACTCTAATGCGCTTGTCCACTTCCTCGTTTGGCGTCTCCCCAAGTTTGGCAAGCCACGCTTCACTGGTTGCCTGCCCTGCTTCAACTGGATGGCACCCGAACAATTTCTCGCGTTTGATTTCGCCACGAAGATATTCGTAAAAAGCTTCGGGCGCACTTTCGGGCGAAAACTCGCGGAAGAATGCTCGCAACTCCAGCGTTCGATGCGCGTGCTCGTCTTTCTCAATCGAGAGTTTGATTTTGAAAACGCGTTCGCTTGGGTTGGCGAGAAGCGCGGAAAATCCTTCACCTAAACCGCCAGGGCCAGCAAACAAATCGATTACGGGAATTGGCATCGCGAAGACGGCTACACCGTTGTCGAACGAAAACGGTCAAATTCTTTCGGGAGCAAGGCAAGCAATTCATCCGCGCTCATGCCATAGAGGTAAAAGGTCAGGTCAAGTTGGTTGAGCAATGCCGCCAAGCGACGGGCCGCACCTTTCACACTCGAACCAGCCCCTCGCTTAAATGATTTTTTCCCCGCGTCGTAGTAAAGCCGCGTCGCGAGTTCAACGATGCCACGATTGGTGACGAGTTCCTTGCGCGAAGCAAGTTGCTCCACAATTTCGCCAGGCTTCCAAAGCGGATTGCACAGCATTGCAATGGCACGCTCCGGTTGGTCATGATGCGCCCGCACGATCAGGAAAGGCCCTAACAGCAAGTGCCGATAAAATCGTTGGTGGTTATCGAGTAGCGGCATCAAGCGCGCCTCATTCTGAGCATCGCGGTTGCCATTTCCATCCGCCGGACACACCTCGTCGAAATAAAACAAAGTGAGCCATGTCCACAACCCGCGGTCTCGCTCGGGCAATGCGATGCCGGAATGTTCCAGCAATTCATTCAGAAAGCACCCGGCATCCAGTCGCGTCTCGAAAGTGCGCTTGGGAACTTTGATCTCACCCGCGATTTCTTCTGTCAACGCAGGGTCTTCGAGTATTTGAACGGGCGGTGGTAAGTTGGGTTCGAGTGTTAGGCGCGCACGATATATTGCGAACTCGGTAATGCCATCACCGTTGAAGCGGCGCAGTTTCATCGCTTGCCCTCCTGTTCTCTATCCCAAATTGTCCGTAGTTGCATCCGCCGTGCGAACGCTGTGACTGCCTCCTCAATCCAAGTGTCACGTTCCTGTTTCTGTCCCGCCGACGGAACGGGCGGAAGTCCGCCAAGATTTCGTGCAAAACGAATCCAGTCCGATTGCCAATCAGCATCCTCTTCGTCCTCCGTCCAATTATCTTCGATAAGAACCTTCGCCAAAATGCGACGCAACACTTCGGGATAAACAAGCGCGATGAAATACGGCGAGCGCGCCAGTTCCTTCCAACTTGGCATGGCATCGCGGTTCACCAACAGCTGCGGCGGCTCGTGTTCCAAGTCGAGTTTCCACAACTCCTGATCCAGAGCGTCAGGCACGGGCACGAGCAAATGACGTCGTCTGTCATCGGCTTCGCCCGCTTTCACTGGCTGGATGCCGTCCACTTCGCCGACGAGCTTGCGGCTTTCTTGACCGGGCGGCTGAACAACCCGCACGCGAAACAACACACCGTCGGGCACATCGAACTCGGTAAGAAGCCGGTTGGTTGGCACGCGCACGGCGGAAATCGTTCCCCATGACCACTGCATCCAGAGGTTTTGCCGGTGAGCTTCAACCCATATCTCAGCGTTGTGTGGAAACTTGTAGTGCGCCAGTTTCAAATCTGCATCGAACGCCCACACCTTGCCATCCGCGCGCACGGTGACAGACACATCCTTGCGCACGATGCTACGTCGCCCCGTGTAGTTAAACGTCCGCTTCATGGTCTCCTTTCAACTCGATGGCGCGCACGACCAAATCGCGCTTGGTGTCAAAGCCCGAGACCCCGAACAAGAAATCAGGTTTTCGGATTTCCAATTCAATACAGTTGCCATTCTCGCGCGTGACCATAACGCCATTTGGTTTCGGGTCATGACGCAACGGTTGCCGCATGAAGGCAAAATCATCTGACGCCCAGCGCTTGATTGCATTGCCACGACGGACGGCATAGCCCGCTTCGATTTGCAACTTGGCAGGCAGGGATTCAAACGACGTGCTACCTGGCTTGAGCAGAAAACCGCCTTTAATTGACTCCAAAACAAATCGCTTTGGTTTTGGTGGCGGAGGTGGAGATGGAGGCTCGGGGGGGACATCCGGCTTGCCCGGTTCGGGCTTCTTCTTTCGCTCGACCGCACCTTCATCCGTTGGCAGATAGAAAATGTGGAGTA comes from the Verrucomicrobiia bacterium genome and includes:
- a CDS encoding pilus assembly protein HicB, translating into MKAQDQYLKFVRWEEDDGLYVGYCPDLFPWGGVCHGATEEATYHELCTLVTNEVEQLQVEGKELPAATTRPMREAVPA
- a CDS encoding type II toxin-antitoxin system HicA family toxin encodes the protein MPRKIRQLVADLEQAGFMLVPGGKGSHRKFRHAKFPGAVILSGQGGDDAQHYQEKQVRNAIRKASQ
- a CDS encoding very short patch repair endonuclease, producing MADVFTKAKRSEVMSRIRGQGNKNTELALAKLFRRHHLTGWRRQFEIRGRNVARRRRCPDRERKLPMILPSEAARRTAPIFRVKPDFVFPKIKLAVFVDGCFWHGCPKHATWPTNRAAWWRRKIQGNQARDTRVTRVLRRTGWRVLRVWEHDLQRAARDPGHEARLMRRITAAISH
- a CDS encoding DNA cytosine methyltransferase, yielding MPIPVIDLFAGPGGLGEGFSALLANPSERVFKIKLSIEKDEHAHRTLELRAFFREFSPESAPEAFYEYLRGEIKREKLFGCHPVEAGQATSEAWLAKLGETPNEEVDKRIRVALGKKMENWVLIGGPPCQAYSLVGRSRRANDPKFATDEKHFLYREYLRILAAHKPPVFVMENVKGLLSAKMKKEHIFDQIRADLEHPLFATGTGRKVDLKYDFFPLVATAGELLGHFKPEDFVLRSEEFQIPQARHRIIILGVRSDWPTKPDSFLKPGKAQVAIEQVVGDLPRLRSGLSKEPDSAEAWRDAVHELLSFKWFGNGEIAAELRAAFTSAAKRVGTTLTRGALFLPESVKPEIHKDWFVDPKLKGVCNHETRSHIRADLHRYFFAAVLARKLGRSPLLEDFPKALLPKHENVRQALKENKFNDRFRVQVSGRPSTTVVSHIAKDGHYYIHYDPSQCRSLTVREAARLQTFPDNYFFEGPRTEQYHQVGNAVPPLLAKQIAEVVAKLFD